Proteins encoded within one genomic window of Citricoccus muralis:
- the putP gene encoding sodium/proline symporter PutP — translation MSDQLWLYIALGAYFAAMILLGYLAYRRTTGHEGYMLGNRGLPPAVAALSAGASDMSGWLIMGLPGAIYLAGLIEAWIAIGLTLGAYINWLVVAPRLRAYTEVSRNSITIPSFFENRLRDRSRSLRIVSSIIILVFFTLYVSSGMVAGGVFFESAFGGDYVWGMLLVTAVTLAYTLFGGFLGASLTDVVQGLMMVVALIVVPVAAVIAVGGPGEAYTLISSLEPAHFDFFGGTGLTSVTLIGVLSGLAWGLGYLGQPHVIVRFMALRHPREAKSARRIGITWQIVSLSGAVIAGLVGVAYVAQNNIDLGDPETVVLLMSQALLHPLVAGFVLAAVLAAVMSTFSSQLIVCSSALVEDVLKVVRKNPPAERTLVTLGRVCVLVVALIAAVLALNPQDSILGLVSFAWAGFGAAFGPVVLLSLFWRKLTHWGALAAMVVGTVTVFTWSEAEGGIFDLYELLPGFLFAVITAVVVSLITYTRNEDIEAEFDAAVALVRDETAPERAGV, via the coding sequence ATGTCCGACCAACTCTGGCTCTACATCGCGCTCGGCGCGTATTTCGCCGCCATGATCCTCCTCGGCTACCTCGCCTACCGCCGCACCACCGGCCACGAGGGCTACATGCTCGGCAACCGCGGCCTGCCCCCGGCGGTCGCCGCACTCAGCGCCGGCGCCTCCGACATGTCCGGATGGCTCATCATGGGCCTGCCCGGCGCCATCTACCTTGCCGGTCTCATCGAGGCCTGGATCGCCATCGGCCTGACCCTGGGTGCCTACATCAACTGGCTCGTCGTCGCACCGCGTCTGCGCGCCTACACCGAGGTCTCCCGGAACTCGATCACCATTCCGAGCTTCTTCGAGAACCGGCTGCGCGACCGTTCCCGGTCGTTGCGCATCGTCTCCAGCATCATCATCCTGGTGTTCTTCACCCTCTACGTGTCCTCCGGCATGGTCGCCGGCGGCGTGTTCTTTGAATCCGCATTCGGTGGGGACTACGTGTGGGGCATGCTCCTGGTGACGGCGGTGACCCTGGCCTACACCCTGTTCGGTGGGTTCCTCGGCGCCTCGCTCACCGACGTCGTGCAGGGACTGATGATGGTCGTCGCCCTGATCGTCGTCCCCGTGGCCGCGGTCATCGCGGTGGGCGGCCCCGGCGAGGCCTACACCCTGATCTCCAGCCTGGAACCGGCCCACTTCGACTTCTTCGGCGGCACCGGGCTCACCTCGGTCACCCTCATCGGCGTGCTCTCCGGACTCGCCTGGGGCCTGGGCTACCTCGGGCAGCCGCACGTGATCGTCCGCTTCATGGCGCTGCGTCACCCCCGCGAGGCCAAGTCCGCCCGCCGCATCGGCATCACCTGGCAGATCGTCTCGCTCTCCGGGGCCGTCATCGCCGGCCTGGTGGGTGTGGCCTACGTGGCGCAGAACAACATCGATCTGGGCGACCCGGAAACCGTGGTGCTGCTGATGTCGCAGGCGCTGCTGCACCCGCTGGTCGCCGGGTTCGTGCTCGCTGCCGTGCTGGCCGCCGTCATGAGTACCTTCTCTTCGCAGCTGATCGTCTGCTCCTCGGCCCTGGTGGAGGATGTCCTCAAGGTGGTGCGGAAGAACCCGCCGGCCGAGCGGACCCTGGTCACCCTGGGCCGGGTGTGCGTGCTGGTGGTGGCGCTGATCGCCGCCGTGCTCGCCCTGAACCCACAGGACTCGATCCTCGGACTGGTCAGCTTCGCTTGGGCCGGCTTCGGTGCCGCCTTCGGCCCCGTGGTGTTGCTGAGCCTGTTCTGGCGCAAGCTCACCCACTGGGGCGCGCTGGCCGCCATGGTGGTGGGCACGGTCACCGTGTTCACCTGGAGCGAGGCCGAGGGCGGAATCTTCGATCTCTACGAGTTGCTGCCCGGCTTCCTCTTCGCGGTGATCACCGCCGTCGTCGTCTCCCTCATCACCTACACCCGTAATGAGGACATCGAGGCGGAATTCGACGCCGCAGTGGCGCTGGTGCGTGACGAAACGGCGCCCGAGCGTGCCGGAGTCTGA
- a CDS encoding bifunctional proline dehydrogenase/L-glutamate gamma-semialdehyde dehydrogenase produces the protein MNTPASPDVRPQDLAADAIALVHRWLAEAEEYPADPSAERLAGVLSDPNGLDFTVGFVDGVVRPEDHRAAAKKLQEIVPLTPSFLPAPMRGAISLGGTLASTLPGVVVPTARRVLRQMVSHLIIDASDKKLGPAIAKLRSDDVRLNINLLGEYILGEDEAARRLEGTHRLLARDDVDYVSIKVSSTVAPHNHWSFDQAVDHIEEHLVPLYARAAEASPHKFINLDMEEYKDLDLTVAVFKRILERPEFLHLQAGIVLQTYLPDALGVMMDLQAWSAARVARGGAPIKVRVVKGANLPMEQVDAALHGWPVATWGSKQDSDTNYKAVLDYALTPQRTQNVRVGVAGHNLFDVALAWLLAQARGATEGIEFEMLLGMATGQAEAVKKDVGSLLLYTPVVHPQEFDVAIAYLIRRLEEGASQENFMSALFQLTDTPELFEREKQRFLDSLAKLETITGDGTVESYRVPAPARGQDRRTTTAGAAQLSDDDVEARVQQRVEAGRAGEFENTPDTDPDLPGNRAWGADIAARMVGSTLGTELVESSRVPDEAGLNEIVERGVAAADSWQSLSADERAEILYRAGERLEARRADLLEVMGSECGKTLDQGDPEVSEAIDFANYYAMLGQQLSQVEGAEYRPSRLVAVIPPWNFPVAIPAGGVLSALAAGSAVVIKPAAASARSAAVMVEALWDAGVPREVLQFVQFDERALGSALIADERVDRIILTGSYDTAATFREFRPDAPILAETSGKNAIIVTPNADLDLAARDVVQSAFGHAGQKCSAASLVILVGSVATSERFRRQLIDGVRSLTVGTPDDLETQMGPVINAPSGKLLRGLTTLGEGETWVLKPEPVPSDHPLARDRHGEITQWTPGLRSGVRRGSEYHLTEYFGPILGVMTADTLEEAIEMVNEIDYGLTSGLHSLDRDELATWLDTVQAGNLYVNRGITGAIVRRQSFGGWKRSAIGPGTKAGGPNYLHGLGTWTDAPVNEAPAGSDSTPEVRPAVAGLLRAVEQTPEIDDDDAAWLRSALATDARAWAEEFGVARDASQLVFERNLLRYRPVPVVVRLAADAALHHSVRVIAAGLAAESAPTVSTAVELPAALTAALAHAGVTVTVEDDAAWTAHLQRLAERSGPEAGARIRLVTGATPASGASSTSRAEETARIVSATGGKPDIAVYSGDVVSAGRVEMLPHLREQAVSITAHRFGTLHRLSEGLI, from the coding sequence GTGAACACCCCCGCATCACCCGACGTTCGCCCCCAGGACCTGGCCGCCGACGCCATCGCCCTGGTGCACCGCTGGCTGGCCGAGGCCGAAGAGTACCCCGCGGACCCCTCGGCCGAGCGGTTGGCCGGAGTGCTCAGCGACCCGAACGGACTGGACTTCACGGTCGGCTTCGTCGACGGCGTGGTGCGCCCCGAAGACCACCGGGCCGCGGCCAAGAAACTGCAGGAGATTGTCCCGCTGACCCCCAGCTTCCTGCCGGCCCCGATGCGCGGCGCCATCAGCCTCGGCGGCACCCTGGCCTCCACCCTGCCCGGCGTCGTGGTCCCCACCGCCCGTCGCGTGCTACGCCAGATGGTCAGCCACCTCATCATCGACGCCTCCGACAAGAAACTCGGTCCCGCCATCGCGAAGCTGCGCAGCGACGACGTCCGGCTCAACATCAACCTGCTCGGCGAGTACATCCTGGGTGAGGACGAAGCCGCCCGCCGGCTCGAGGGCACCCACCGGCTGCTCGCGCGCGACGACGTCGACTACGTCTCCATCAAGGTGTCTTCCACGGTGGCCCCGCACAACCACTGGAGCTTTGATCAGGCGGTGGACCACATCGAGGAGCACCTGGTGCCGCTGTACGCCCGCGCCGCGGAAGCCTCCCCGCACAAGTTCATCAACCTGGACATGGAGGAATACAAGGACCTTGACCTCACCGTCGCGGTGTTTAAGCGGATTCTGGAGCGCCCTGAATTCCTGCACCTGCAGGCCGGCATCGTGCTGCAGACCTACCTGCCTGACGCCCTGGGCGTGATGATGGACCTCCAAGCATGGTCGGCGGCGCGCGTGGCCCGGGGTGGCGCGCCGATCAAGGTGCGCGTGGTGAAGGGCGCGAATCTGCCGATGGAGCAGGTCGACGCCGCCCTGCACGGCTGGCCGGTGGCGACCTGGGGCTCCAAGCAGGATTCCGACACCAACTACAAGGCGGTGCTCGATTACGCGCTCACCCCGCAGCGCACGCAGAATGTGCGGGTGGGTGTGGCCGGACACAACCTCTTCGACGTCGCGCTGGCGTGGTTGCTCGCCCAGGCGCGCGGCGCCACCGAGGGCATCGAGTTCGAGATGCTGCTGGGCATGGCCACCGGTCAAGCCGAAGCCGTGAAGAAGGACGTCGGCTCGCTGCTGCTCTACACCCCGGTGGTGCACCCGCAGGAGTTCGACGTCGCCATCGCGTATCTGATCCGGCGGTTGGAGGAGGGCGCGAGCCAGGAGAACTTCATGTCGGCGCTGTTCCAGCTCACCGACACCCCCGAGCTGTTCGAGCGTGAGAAGCAGCGCTTCCTGGATTCGCTGGCCAAGCTGGAGACCATCACCGGCGACGGCACCGTGGAGTCCTACCGGGTGCCGGCCCCGGCCCGAGGCCAAGATCGACGCACCACCACCGCCGGTGCGGCCCAGCTGAGCGACGACGACGTCGAGGCCCGCGTGCAGCAGCGGGTGGAAGCCGGCCGGGCCGGGGAGTTCGAGAACACCCCCGACACCGACCCGGATCTGCCCGGCAACCGCGCCTGGGGTGCTGACATTGCAGCGCGCATGGTCGGCTCCACCCTGGGCACCGAGCTGGTGGAATCCTCCCGGGTGCCGGATGAGGCCGGGCTGAACGAGATCGTCGAGCGCGGTGTCGCCGCCGCCGACTCCTGGCAGTCGCTGAGCGCCGATGAGCGTGCGGAAATCCTCTACCGCGCCGGCGAGCGCCTGGAAGCCCGCCGTGCGGACCTGCTCGAGGTGATGGGCTCCGAATGCGGCAAAACCCTGGACCAGGGCGATCCGGAAGTCTCCGAGGCGATCGATTTTGCGAACTACTACGCCATGCTCGGCCAACAGCTGAGTCAGGTCGAGGGGGCCGAATATCGTCCGTCGCGGCTGGTCGCGGTGATCCCGCCGTGGAACTTCCCGGTGGCCATTCCGGCCGGGGGCGTGCTCTCCGCGCTGGCCGCCGGGTCCGCCGTCGTCATCAAGCCCGCTGCCGCCTCGGCCCGCTCCGCCGCCGTCATGGTGGAAGCGCTGTGGGACGCCGGGGTGCCGCGCGAGGTGCTGCAGTTCGTGCAGTTCGACGAGCGAGCCCTGGGCAGCGCCCTGATCGCCGATGAACGCGTGGACCGGATCATCCTTACCGGGTCCTACGACACCGCCGCGACGTTCCGCGAGTTCCGGCCCGACGCCCCGATTCTGGCCGAAACCTCCGGGAAGAACGCCATCATCGTCACCCCCAACGCCGACCTGGACTTGGCCGCCCGCGACGTGGTGCAGTCTGCGTTCGGGCACGCCGGGCAGAAATGCTCCGCCGCCTCCCTGGTGATCCTGGTCGGCTCGGTGGCCACCTCGGAGCGGTTCCGCCGCCAGCTCATCGACGGCGTGCGCTCCCTCACCGTGGGCACCCCCGACGACCTCGAGACCCAGATGGGCCCCGTCATTAACGCGCCGTCGGGCAAGCTGCTGCGCGGGCTTACCACCCTGGGCGAGGGCGAGACGTGGGTGCTGAAGCCCGAACCGGTACCGTCCGATCACCCGCTGGCGCGCGACCGCCACGGCGAGATCACGCAGTGGACGCCGGGGCTGCGCTCCGGGGTGCGCCGCGGCTCCGAGTACCACCTCACCGAGTACTTCGGCCCGATTCTGGGTGTGATGACCGCGGACACCCTCGAGGAAGCCATCGAGATGGTCAACGAGATCGACTACGGCCTGACCTCCGGGCTGCACTCCCTGGACCGCGATGAGCTGGCCACCTGGCTGGACACCGTACAGGCCGGCAACCTGTACGTGAACCGCGGGATCACCGGGGCGATCGTGCGTCGGCAGTCGTTCGGGGGCTGGAAGCGCTCCGCTATCGGTCCTGGCACCAAAGCCGGCGGCCCGAACTATCTGCACGGCCTCGGCACCTGGACCGACGCTCCGGTGAACGAAGCTCCCGCAGGCTCGGATTCCACCCCGGAGGTGCGTCCCGCGGTGGCTGGCCTGCTGCGCGCCGTCGAGCAGACGCCAGAGATCGACGACGACGACGCCGCGTGGCTGCGCTCGGCACTGGCCACCGACGCCCGCGCCTGGGCCGAGGAGTTCGGGGTGGCCCGTGACGCCTCCCAGCTGGTGTTCGAGCGCAACCTGTTGCGCTACCGCCCGGTCCCCGTTGTCGTGCGCCTGGCCGCCGATGCGGCGCTGCACCACAGCGTCCGGGTGATCGCCGCCGGGCTCGCCGCGGAGTCCGCCCCCACCGTGAGTACCGCCGTCGAGCTCCCCGCGGCCCTCACTGCCGCCCTCGCGCACGCCGGGGTCACGGTCACCGTGGAAGACGACGCCGCGTGGACCGCGCACCTGCAGCGCCTGGCTGAGCGCAGCGGACCCGAGGCCGGCGCCCGCATCCGGCTGGTCACCGGGGCCACTCCGGCATCGGGAGCGTCCAGCACCTCCCGCGCCGAAGAAACCGCCCGCATCGTCTCCGCCACCGGCGGCAAGCCCGACATCGCGGTCTACTCCGGCGACGTCGTCTCCGCGGGCCGGGTCGAGATGCTGCCGCACCTGCGGGAACAAGCGGTCTCCATCACCGCGCACCGGTTCGGCACCCTGCACCGCCTGTCGGAAGGGCTGATCTGA
- a CDS encoding LysR family transcriptional regulator, which produces MLDLKRLRLLWELHHRGTVAAVAKALSYSPSAVSQQLAVLEKEAGVPLMRRTGRTLTLTAAGEALVGETEQLLAGLERAESALHRARDVVGGTLRVAAFQTAMIALMPGALRRLRRDHPELRVEAVHYEPGEALQETWGRGFDVVVAEQYPGHSTEHFPGLERQLLLSDPIRLAVPPRGVGDAAFDDAERLEDLRELPWVMEPQGAATRHWAEQACRLAGFEPDVRYETADLRTHIRFIETGNAVSLLPGLLHQGVAGRVRLIELDGEPRRTTFTAARASHSAHPAVEAVRAALAVEAAELSPELGSAQ; this is translated from the coding sequence ATGCTGGACCTGAAACGCCTGCGCCTGCTGTGGGAGCTGCACCATCGCGGCACCGTGGCGGCGGTGGCGAAGGCGCTGAGCTACAGCCCCTCGGCGGTGTCGCAGCAGCTGGCGGTGCTGGAGAAGGAGGCCGGGGTGCCGCTGATGCGGCGCACCGGACGCACCCTTACCCTGACGGCGGCGGGCGAGGCGCTGGTGGGCGAGACCGAGCAGCTGCTGGCCGGGCTGGAGCGCGCCGAATCGGCCCTGCATCGGGCCCGGGATGTGGTGGGTGGCACCCTGCGCGTGGCGGCGTTCCAGACGGCGATGATCGCCCTGATGCCGGGTGCGCTGCGGCGGTTGCGGCGCGATCATCCGGAGCTGCGGGTGGAAGCGGTGCACTACGAACCGGGGGAGGCGCTGCAGGAAACGTGGGGGCGCGGGTTCGACGTCGTCGTCGCCGAGCAGTACCCGGGGCATTCCACTGAGCATTTTCCGGGGTTGGAGCGGCAGCTGCTGCTCAGCGACCCGATCCGGTTGGCGGTGCCCCCGCGCGGGGTGGGGGATGCTGCGTTCGACGACGCCGAGCGGCTGGAGGATCTGCGTGAGCTGCCGTGGGTGATGGAGCCGCAGGGGGCGGCCACCCGGCATTGGGCGGAACAGGCGTGCCGGCTGGCCGGATTTGAGCCCGATGTCCGCTATGAAACGGCGGATCTGCGCACCCACATCCGGTTCATCGAGACCGGGAATGCGGTGTCCCTGCTGCCGGGGCTGCTGCACCAGGGGGTGGCCGGTCGCGTGCGGCTGATCGAGCTGGACGGGGAGCCGCGCCGCACCACTTTCACCGCGGCCCGGGCCTCGCACAGTGCCCACCCCGCGGTGGAAGCCGTGCGCGCCGCCCTGGCTGTTGAAGCCGCCGAACTCAGCCCGGAGCTCGGATCCGCTCAGTGA
- a CDS encoding MogA/MoaB family molybdenum cofactor biosynthesis protein, with protein sequence MTHDDAPGTPQSEPGQPRAAVIVASTRAAAGTAEDATGPVIRAWLHERGFRTVPDQPTVVPDGAPVGQALRQALDDGARVVITTGGTGVSPTDQTPEQVTPLLDVTLPGIIEQIRARGTATTPMAALTRGVAGFVGSTFVITLPGSPSGVRDGLAVLDPLLPHLLAQRAGGDH encoded by the coding sequence ATGACCCACGACGACGCCCCCGGCACTCCGCAGAGTGAGCCAGGTCAACCACGAGCGGCCGTCATCGTCGCCTCCACCCGCGCGGCCGCCGGCACCGCCGAGGACGCCACTGGTCCGGTCATCCGCGCCTGGCTGCACGAGCGCGGATTCCGCACCGTCCCGGACCAGCCCACGGTGGTTCCCGACGGCGCACCCGTGGGCCAGGCCCTCCGACAGGCACTCGACGACGGCGCCCGGGTCGTCATCACCACCGGGGGCACCGGAGTCTCCCCCACTGATCAGACCCCGGAGCAGGTCACTCCGCTGCTGGACGTCACCCTCCCCGGGATCATCGAGCAGATCCGGGCCCGCGGCACCGCGACCACCCCGATGGCCGCGCTCACCCGAGGCGTCGCCGGATTCGTTGGCAGCACCTTCGTGATCACCCTGCCCGGCTCACCGTCCGGGGTCCGCGACGGCCTTGCCGTCCTCGACCCGCTGCTGCCCCACCTGCTCGCCCAGCGCGCCGGCGGGGATCACTGA
- the moaC gene encoding cyclic pyranopterin monophosphate synthase MoaC, with the protein MTEPADTPIQPDQPARLTHLRTDGSAHMVDVTHKPVTQRTARAQAVLTTTPEVVALIGSGDLPKGEALGTARIAGIMAAKRTSDLIPLCHPLPLSKLAIDFDTDPENIHDDADSGTASVRILATVTTKGPTGVEMEALTAASVAALTLYDMIKAVDKHAVITDTRVLAKSGGKSGDWSVE; encoded by the coding sequence ATGACTGAACCCGCTGACACCCCCATCCAGCCAGATCAGCCCGCACGACTCACCCACCTCCGCACCGATGGCAGCGCCCACATGGTCGACGTCACCCACAAGCCCGTCACCCAGCGCACGGCCCGCGCCCAAGCCGTCCTCACCACCACGCCCGAGGTCGTCGCGCTCATCGGCTCCGGCGACCTCCCCAAGGGCGAGGCCCTCGGCACCGCCCGTATCGCCGGCATCATGGCCGCCAAGCGCACTTCCGACCTCATCCCCCTGTGCCACCCGCTGCCGCTGAGCAAACTCGCCATCGACTTCGACACCGACCCTGAAAACATCCACGACGACGCCGATTCCGGCACCGCCAGCGTCCGCATCCTCGCTACCGTCACCACCAAGGGCCCCACCGGCGTCGAAATGGAAGCCCTCACCGCCGCCTCGGTCGCCGCGCTCACCCTCTACGACATGATCAAAGCCGTGGATAAACACGCCGTCATCACCGACACCCGCGTGCTCGCCAAATCCGGCGGCAAATCCGGCGACTGGTCGGTCGAATGA
- a CDS encoding molybdopterin molybdotransferase MoeA has protein sequence MTELRTVEDHLAEVTALLAPVVTRLHAAEPELIPLDAAAGRVCARSITAPADLPPFDNSQMDGYAVRVADLTSLFPSLNAPSLPLGLATAAGDPPATHIPGTASPVMTGAPIPAGADAVVPVEATTTGRFPALTRHTQAPPSPEGTEGTGAAPEPAHTAQIGITKTPEPGAFIRRRGTDIRAGQVLFDAGTRLSPAHLGALAASGITTVPVRPRMRILVCTTGDELAPDTPDITALAPGRIHDANGPMLVHLLRDAGAEVTLARCPDDPAALLALVIEHTAPDLVVTSGGISAGAFEVVRDTFQPLGARFASIALQPGGPQGLGALQLPHHTGAPGASTLPALCFPGNPVSTLLSALLFLVPTLRELAGRPARRTTVQRPLATDVDSPEHQLQLRRAVLETDGTVTCLPPGSHLLHNLATADLIAEIPLGVSHLPAGTPVTTWSLHD, from the coding sequence GTGACTGAACTCCGCACCGTCGAGGACCACCTTGCCGAGGTCACCGCGCTGCTCGCGCCCGTCGTGACACGGTTGCACGCAGCCGAACCCGAGCTGATCCCGCTCGACGCCGCCGCCGGGCGAGTCTGCGCGCGCAGCATCACCGCACCCGCCGATCTGCCGCCCTTCGACAACTCGCAGATGGACGGGTACGCCGTGCGGGTTGCGGATCTGACGAGCCTTTTCCCATCACTGAACGCTCCCAGCCTTCCACTCGGCCTGGCCACCGCCGCCGGCGACCCCCCGGCTACGCATATTCCGGGCACCGCCTCCCCGGTGATGACCGGCGCGCCCATCCCGGCCGGGGCCGACGCGGTGGTCCCCGTGGAAGCCACGACGACGGGCCGGTTTCCCGCGCTGACCCGGCACACCCAGGCGCCGCCATCGCCCGAAGGCACGGAAGGCACCGGCGCCGCACCCGAACCCGCCCATACCGCCCAGATCGGCATCACCAAGACCCCGGAGCCGGGCGCCTTCATCCGACGCCGCGGCACCGATATCCGCGCAGGTCAGGTGCTCTTCGACGCCGGTACCCGCCTGTCCCCCGCGCACCTCGGCGCGCTGGCCGCCTCCGGAATCACCACCGTCCCGGTCCGTCCGCGGATGCGCATCCTGGTGTGCACCACCGGCGACGAGCTCGCCCCCGATACCCCGGACATCACCGCACTCGCTCCCGGGCGCATCCACGATGCCAACGGACCCATGCTCGTGCACCTGCTGCGCGACGCCGGCGCGGAGGTCACCCTCGCCCGCTGCCCCGACGACCCCGCGGCCCTGCTCGCCCTGGTCATCGAGCACACCGCACCCGATCTCGTCGTCACCTCCGGCGGCATCAGCGCCGGCGCTTTCGAGGTCGTCCGCGACACCTTCCAACCGCTCGGCGCCCGTTTCGCCTCCATCGCCCTGCAACCCGGCGGCCCCCAGGGACTCGGCGCGCTCCAGCTTCCCCACCACACCGGCGCACCCGGCGCCAGTACCCTGCCCGCCCTGTGCTTCCCCGGCAACCCGGTCTCCACCCTGCTCTCCGCCCTGCTCTTCCTCGTCCCCACCCTGCGCGAACTCGCTGGCCGCCCCGCCCGCCGCACCACCGTCCAACGCCCACTCGCCACCGACGTCGACTCCCCGGAACACCAGCTGCAGCTGCGCCGCGCCGTCCTCGAAACCGACGGCACCGTCACCTGCCTCCCCCCGGGTTCGCACCTGCTGCACAACCTCGCCACCGCCGACCTCATCGCCGAGATCCCGCTCGGCGTCAGCCACCTGCCCGCCGGAACCCCCGTGACCACCTGGAGCCTCCATGACTGA
- a CDS encoding MoaD/ThiS family protein: MAPRTAETPPTAPARTALTVRYFAAAADAAGTTQERLELGEPTLAALRAELTERYGDPMAKVLRSGSFLVDGVVRRDRGALTGADRGDADAADETSGTPLTVDVLPPFAGG, translated from the coding sequence ATGGCACCCCGCACCGCTGAGACTCCCCCGACCGCACCGGCGAGGACCGCGCTCACCGTGCGCTATTTCGCCGCCGCCGCCGACGCTGCAGGTACGACGCAGGAGCGCCTGGAGCTGGGCGAGCCCACCCTGGCCGCGCTGCGCGCCGAGCTCACCGAGCGGTATGGCGATCCCATGGCGAAGGTGTTGCGCAGCGGATCGTTCCTGGTGGACGGCGTGGTGCGGCGTGATCGGGGCGCGCTGACCGGCGCCGATCGGGGTGACGCCGACGCCGCTGACGAGACCTCCGGGACGCCGCTGACCGTAGACGTGTTGCCCCCGTTCGCCGGCGGATGA
- a CDS encoding ThiF family adenylyltransferase — protein sequence MSDISTDITTGAPARLPALVDPVPALSAEQRDRAARQIRLPGFGEEAQRRLAAARVLVIGAGGLGSASVPYLVGAGIGTIGVVDDDVVELSNLHRQIAHDTDDVGRAKVDSMAETAARLDPGVTIVKHRERLTSVNALDVFADYDLVVDGSDNFATRYLSNDAAQLTGIPLVWGSILQFHGQVSVAWHAHGPGFRDLFPVPPAPEDVLSCGEGGVLPGLCGTIGSLLATEVMKLVTGVGEPLLGRVLVYDALAASTREITYRRDPEAVAVTELIDYELFCAGGATAPEGVDAGAFAGEYSGGFSGGAGGSDDGGPDPARPVLIDVRTAEEHAQRSIPGARLLPLDALDAAADQGTDAVRGLPALADLVADGTGPDVVVHCERDPRSIRAARILREAGFDRVRYLRGGIRALTTAAPELVKSNETSEHHRGEAHV from the coding sequence ATGTCAGACATCTCCACCGACATCACCACCGGCGCACCCGCCCGCTTGCCCGCCCTCGTGGACCCGGTGCCCGCTCTCAGCGCGGAACAGCGGGATCGCGCCGCCCGGCAGATCCGCCTGCCCGGTTTTGGTGAGGAAGCGCAGCGCCGTCTGGCCGCCGCCCGCGTGTTGGTGATCGGGGCGGGCGGCCTGGGGTCAGCTAGTGTCCCCTACCTGGTGGGCGCCGGGATCGGGACCATCGGCGTGGTGGACGACGACGTCGTGGAGCTGTCGAACCTGCACCGGCAGATCGCCCACGACACCGACGACGTGGGGCGCGCGAAGGTGGATTCGATGGCGGAGACGGCCGCGCGGCTCGACCCCGGCGTGACGATCGTGAAGCACCGGGAGCGGCTGACCTCGGTGAACGCCCTGGACGTGTTTGCCGACTATGACCTGGTGGTGGACGGCAGCGATAATTTCGCCACCCGCTACCTGAGCAATGACGCCGCGCAGCTCACCGGCATCCCGCTGGTGTGGGGCTCGATTCTGCAGTTCCACGGGCAGGTGTCGGTGGCCTGGCACGCACACGGCCCCGGATTCCGCGACCTGTTCCCGGTGCCGCCCGCACCCGAGGACGTCCTGAGTTGCGGCGAGGGCGGGGTGCTGCCGGGGTTGTGCGGCACCATCGGATCGCTGCTGGCCACCGAGGTGATGAAACTGGTGACCGGGGTCGGCGAGCCGCTGTTGGGGCGGGTGCTGGTGTACGACGCGCTCGCCGCCAGCACCCGTGAGATCACGTATCGACGGGACCCGGAGGCGGTGGCGGTGACCGAGCTGATCGACTATGAGCTGTTCTGCGCTGGCGGCGCGACGGCGCCCGAGGGGGTGGACGCCGGGGCGTTTGCCGGCGAGTACTCTGGTGGATTCTCCGGTGGTGCTGGCGGAAGCGACGACGGCGGACCTGACCCAGCGCGTCCCGTGCTGATTGACGTCCGCACCGCCGAAGAACATGCTCAGCGCAGCATCCCCGGCGCCCGACTGCTCCCGCTGGATGCGCTCGACGCCGCGGCGGACCAGGGAACGGACGCGGTGCGAGGCCTGCCCGCGCTCGCGGATCTGGTGGCCGACGGCACCGGCCCCGACGTCGTCGTGCACTGTGAACGCGATCCGCGCTCGATCCGGGCGGCACGGATCTTACGCGAGGCCGGATTCGACCGGGTGCGATACCTGCGTGGCGGAATCCGCGCGCTGACCACCGCCGCCCCGGAGCTCGTGAAGAGTAACGAGACCAGTGAACACCACCGAGGAGAAGCACATGTCTGA
- a CDS encoding molybdenum cofactor biosynthesis protein MoaE has product MSDLPAPLARVGEDPIDEAAVRAAVEAPDCGALVLFHGVIRNHDGGESVRALDYSAHPQVGQFMERIVAEEQQRTGVRLAAWHRIGPLTVGDAALVAAAASAHRGEAFAAIEQLVERIKHEVPIWKRQHFEAGTSEWVGL; this is encoded by the coding sequence ATGTCTGATCTACCCGCACCCCTGGCCCGCGTGGGCGAGGACCCCATTGACGAAGCGGCCGTGCGCGCGGCGGTGGAGGCCCCCGATTGCGGCGCGCTGGTGCTGTTCCACGGGGTGATTCGCAATCACGACGGCGGGGAGTCCGTGCGCGCCCTCGACTACAGCGCACACCCGCAGGTGGGTCAGTTCATGGAGCGCATTGTGGCCGAGGAACAGCAGCGCACCGGGGTGCGGCTGGCGGCCTGGCACCGGATCGGCCCGCTGACGGTGGGCGACGCCGCCTTGGTCGCGGCCGCGGCGTCGGCGCATCGGGGCGAGGCGTTCGCCGCCATCGAACAGCTGGTGGAGCGGATCAAGCACGAGGTGCCGATCTGGAAGCGCCAGCACTTCGAGGCCGGAACCTCGGAGTGGGTCGGGCTCTGA